The DNA segment gttttgttttttaaattattgacattcttctttgtgaatcaaataactCTATCCTTTTACCAGTTCACTGTTGCAATTGGAAGGATAACATTTGTTTCAAACACACTTGATTCCTTTACAATTTTAGTCAAGTAATTGGAAGGGATTTTAgaattatattattctttttggttttaatcaaTGGTTTTCTCCTCTAAATATTCTTCTATTTTCCTGTAGGAGATCTAACACCGTACGTAGatcctataaaataaaatataaaatttctttttcttttttatattttttcttcaaaacaaaTACACCCTAAAATGTTTGTGGAATTTCTCATACTCCATCATCTAGCAATTTAACTAGTGACTTTTCAATCTCTGATACTCCACAAATTTCTTCCCTCaggtctctctctctcctctcacaCCGCGTCACCGCccccgcccccccccccccccccccccccctcacagTTCCATTCTCTTCTCGTTTTCCCTTCGTCTCACTCTCACACGAAAACCAGTTCTCGTCGCGGCGGCGCACTCGTCAGTCGCTGCCGTCGCCGCCTCCGTTGACGTCGGAGGTTCCTTCAACACCAAATTAAAaggtttttttgtttcttgagcTCTGATCTTTTGATACAGtgttttgattattattttttgcttcTCAGTGTTTTAAAGATTTGAGATGAATTGTATGCCTACATTAGTGTATTTCTATAACTTTGATCAATTCATGTGATAATGCATTTATGAATCAtgtcttcatttttatataacttttgtTTATGCAAGGGGGCACCCCCTACAAGCTTGCTTTCTCTGCTTAGGTGTTTGTATGGTACAGCAAGCAGTATCCTTCGCTGTCCatgaaatttttagtttttaaatttcatgatCCGATTGACCCAACCTGTTCATGACCAAGATGAGTTGGGTTTGGCTGAAAAATCACTGGAACCCGACTCAACCCAACCCGAGGTTTTTTAATTGGGTTGGGTGATGAGTTTTCTCAAACCTGACCCAACTCAACCCTTGTAAACCCCTATAATGGTTAGTTAGTCTTTTCCTCTTAAAATCTGTTAAAAAGAGaccttaaaaatcatttttttttattgcaattgGCTGGTCTCTTTGAAGGACGGTTCTTGCACATAAGAACCTGTGCCAAGAACCTATTAGTGAATTGCGTGGCTGTTGTTAGCTtgctattatattttattttaatatttctgaaAGTTACAATGGATGTACTATTTGCCCGGTTTAGTTTAAAGTACAATACAACTGTTGGGCAGCAAGTGTTTGATTCTTTTGGACtcttttttatccttctttGTGTTTCCCCTTTGGTTCATTACTTTGTGATTCTTAGTGTGTTGGATTTATTATCTTAGCTCCTGAGAAACTCATATTGTTTTTCTGATGCTTTTCTGCTTTGTGCTTCATTCTTAGTGATGTCTTTTACTTTTATACCACAATGATTCAGTGAAAGGAGATAGTGCTTTGTGTGCCTTGAAGTTCAATTACCCTTCAACCTCTGGActtaattttcctttcttcttcccttcattCCAATCTGTTACCCATAGTGTTTTCTAGAACCACAAAATGCTTCAACACCAAATTGTTCAGTCCCCTGCTATGCTAGGCCTTGCAAATCCTAACTCCCCATCAATTCCGAACCCTACCCCTCCAAAGCTCCCTCCAACACAGACCCATCACCCCCAAGACCGCAACTCTTCAACCCCTTCTTCAGCTCTCTTGTCTCTCCTCCCACCTCACCCCAGAGCCCAAGCACTTCTTGCCCAAATGGCTTCCTTAGCCTCCAAGCTCTTTGAAGTTTCCCCCAATCGGTCCCTTTGGGTCACTGCCTTTCGTGGATCCCTTCCAACTTTCCTCTCTTCCCATTCGTCTACCCCACTTGACACTTCTCCTTCTGATGGCAAAGAAATCATCTCCCTTTTAACTGTTCTCCAAACCCAAATCTTTGAAGCTATTGCTGAACTCCAAGAGATTCTGGACCTTCAAGATGCCAAGCAAAAGATTGACTGCGAAATTCACTCCCAAGATTCAACACTACTTGCATTTGCCAACAAACTCAAAGAAGCCGAGAGTTGCCTCGACATCCTTGTTGATGATTACTCCGATTACCACCGCTCCAAGCGATCAAAATCTGGAGATGATGATTCAATGACTTCATCAACCATCTCGTCTCAGCTGAAGCTGTCGGATATGTTATCATATGCCCACCGGATAAGTTACACCACCTTTGCACCACCAGAATTCGGAGCTGGCCAAGCTCCTCTCCGTGGCGCACTGCCACCTGCACCACAAGAAGAGCAAATGAGAGCTTCACAGTTGTATAATTTTGCTGACCTTGATGTTGGATTGCCTAAAGAAGTTGAAACCAAGGAGAAAATTGTTGAAGCTATTGTTGAGCCTGCACCACAGGTGGATACTAATACAGTTCCGAATTTGTCTGCATTTCAAGGGATGTTACCTCCGATGCCACCTGGCTGGAAGCCGGGAATGCCTGTGCAATTGCCTATTGATTTGCCTCTTCCCCCGCCTGGGTGGAAACCAGGGGATCCTGTGCCGTTGCCTCCCATGGACTCGCTTCAAATACCGAGATTTGCAGAGCAACAAATGCAACCTCACATTCCTCAGCCCAAGCAACCAGAAGTTATTCAAGTGCAGCCAGTTAATTTGGACCTTGGAGGAAGTGATACTAGTGATTATAGTAGTGATGATGCCAGCTCTGATGATGAAGATTGACAAGTTTGTGAAACTGATCAATCTCAAATTAATAACTCTACAGGGTGAGGGATTTTGCACTTGATTGTTATGTCACTGTCAAGTGTCATGTTATATATACTTCTGTCCATTGTTTACTAAGCATTGAGCTTTAATATGATGTTTTCAGCATCGATAGGCTGAGTTGATTGAAGTAATGACATAGCATTTCATCACCTTGTTGgcctttttagtattttttgtgtAATGGGGACATATCCTCTGTCTCTGCTGGGGGCTTAGTGTTTCTGCTATAGGCCCTAGAAAGCACAAAGCATATCTGTGCTTTTATAACGCTGAAAATATCAATAAGCTTTGCGCCTATACTAGTGGAGGGTTGTGTTTTCCAAGCTAAAATGTATCTGGTTCTGATATAGACAATAATGTAAGCTGCTAATATATTACTATGAAAAAGAATATACATCTTATCGGCCTAATTTGCTCTGGTTCTAATAAatgcattttttacatttaacaaATGAAATATGCTCTGCAAGACAGGTTTGTACCAAATTGTGATGAGGCACCCTGTTTACATCTTTTTTTGTAtgccataaaaatatttttttttttaaaaaaagtttcactttttcgataaataaaataaagtgtcATTCTCTAGAATTTGCCTCCTCCTATATGCTCATTCCTCACTTAATCATTCCTCCCTCATCCACACGTCATAAATTTACATGAAGTGGTAAATAGTAACCATTTCTCTCACGTGGATACTTTCATTCTCATAGATACTCTCATCAGTCATTTTAAACCACCATTTTTCATTCTTTCACCCTCTGAAAATGCTGCACTCATTGTATTCTGTTTCACCTTCATTCACTAAGAAACCAATGCACTGCAGTACATCAATGCAGCACATGATGAATTTTGCATACTCATCCATTTTTCACACCCTTTAGCATCCACCTTCGCTCATTTATAAATACGCATTAACTTTCTCATCACACATACATATTTTGGACGTGGCACAAATCATGAGAGTCTCAGAATCATATATTCATACACAGCAGCACATGAGCACTCACCTGATTTTTTACTCATTGATGCTTTGATACTACACACAGTAGGGctatagagagagaaaaggacTAAGAAGGATGAGCAGTTGGGGTTGGAATTGAAGCATCCCTAGACATCTGGCTACAACAATCAATTTGAGAAAATAATCCATTGCCCATCGAAACCCACCCAAGATTTCATTTCTTTCGTCATTTACTTTTTTGTCCAAACTCAGCCTGTAGAAGCTAAATTTTTAACAAGTTTGATTCTGATATTTTTGTGTATATATTGTTCTCACTTATTATTACTGCATTTTGTAGAGGTAGCAATTGAGTTCAATGTTTTGATTTGAAACCTCtgaattaaaggaaaaataggttcgtggtttttctattttttgctgttagttttgaaattatttgtaATTACAGCATAATGATGTATATGTAATTACGATCCTCATTTTATGGTGTGTTTGGtagaaaggagaaaaataatattagagagaaattttgtatttttttttgtgagatcCACACCGTTTATACTTTAATTcagaaaattatcttttatttccatCCTCTAAGCCAAACAACCCTTAGAGTTGGTTGGTGAGTTTGCATCGGTGATCGTTGGCTTAGACTTAAGGGTGAGGATCTTTTCAGTGATCTCGAATGTGTTTGGTCATATAATAAGATGCATCTATATGTTGGTGCATTTAATCACTTCAccaatgcaaatctttatacATTAGCCTTGCTTATTGttgacaaaaacaaaacatacgCTAGCTTAATTGGTGCGCATGAACTAATTTGGGTTTAAAATCAAAAGCACATTGATTCAGCAACACAACTCATCTTTTATTAATCAAGCATAAGGAAACCAAAATGTAGAAAACCCAGAAGAAAGGGTAAGCATTCTCCTCTTACGATCTCTTCTACATAATGTACAAAGATCATATCACTCTACATAGAACCCAACAAAAGCAGCAACAAAAATGAACACTGCAAAAACAAATATCCAGAAAGGACACTCCAACGTGTAGCatgagaaggagaaggagaggGAGCTGAAGTTGTAGTAGTAGTTGCCTTTTCCTGAGAGCAAGCATAACTGCAGCGACTTGGACGAACAACTCGATAAACACCGGTGCTTGCAAGGATGTAAACGTCTTTGTTGTTGTCTTCGCCAAATGAGAAGATATAGCCTAAAGCAAGAAGGTTTCCAGGTGCAGAGTCACACTGTATAGGAGAATCACGCGCACAGCTGAAGGGAATTCTGCTGGTGCTGAAATTTCCACTGTTTTGCGGGTCCTCGGTGGCTGCCCATATTGCACCCGCGTATAGATCTCCATACAAGTATCTGAAATTCAGTGATTTTCTTAACAATAAGCAATGGTGATGTTGCATAAATTGGAAAGAAACcaaatttaacatataaaattatatcagTACAAAAGATTGAGGCGCACTGAGGAACACCCTTCCTCCTAGTACTTGTCCACTTGGCATAGTTTGTTCAAATATAGTCTAGGAACTAGTTTCAATAAACTTGTCAAAAGAGACACTtatggaaaataaattaaagaattaaaaagaaaaataatttaatttttgctgGAAAGTTAAGATTGACTTGTGCCCTTTAACTACTTTAGAAAATCTTCTCATCTAACTTCTTTATAATTTGAGGTACATGAGTTGATATTTTACTTATGAGAAAAATAtgattcattttatatttgattcctTTTCATGTAAATATTTGTCAAGAGGTTTATGTGAATTGGCTCTAGGTGTATTCACATCATGGTGGGAATGTTCAGtgcaaaagaaatattttgcatatcaaaatcaaagtttTAAATTGCAGC comes from the Glycine soja cultivar W05 chromosome 6, ASM419377v2, whole genome shotgun sequence genome and includes:
- the LOC114416503 gene encoding mediator of RNA polymerase II transcription subunit 4-like translates to MLQHQIVQSPAMLGLANPNSPSIPNPTPPKLPPTQTHHPQDRNSSTPSSALLSLLPPHPRAQALLAQMASLASKLFEVSPNRSLWVTAFRGSLPTFLSSHSSTPLDTSPSDGKEIISLLTVLQTQIFEAIAELQEILDLQDAKQKIDCEIHSQDSTLLAFANKLKEAESCLDILVDDYSDYHRSKRSKSGDDDSMTSSTISSQLKLSDMLSYAHRISYTTFAPPEFGAGQAPLRGALPPAPQEEQMRASQLYNFADLDVGLPKEVETKEKIVEAIVEPAPQVDTNTVPNLSAFQGMLPPMPPGWKPGMPVQLPIDLPLPPPGWKPGDPVPLPPMDSLQIPRFAEQQMQPHIPQPKQPEVIQVQPVNLDLGGSDTSDYSSDDASSDDED